Genomic window (Methanoculleus thermophilus):
GGAGCGAGAAGAGGTTTGCAAACCCGAGCACCCGATCGGGGTCCGGGTAGATGGCAGTCCAGACCGCGCCGAGCCCGAGCGCGTGAGCAGCGAGGAGGATGTTTTGGGTCGCCGCGGCGCAGCCCTGCACCGAGATGTCGCGGTCTTCCGGGTGGCTTAAGTCCGCACAGACGAGGATCGCGAGCGGTGGAGGTGGGCGGATCTTGGCATACGGGCTGACGGCAGGAATTCTAGCGAGAATATCCGGGTCGTCGATGGCGATAAAGTGCCAGGGCGGCTCGCTCCCGGAGAACGGTGCCTGCATCGCGGCGGCGAGGAGGCTTTTCGCCGTCTCCGGAGCGACCGGACGATCGGTGTACTCCCGTACGCTTCGCCGGGTCAGAATTGCTTCGAGGGCGTCCATGATGGACCCCTGTGGACGGTTCTTGACTTCAAACATTCCCCGGGATCCCTCTCCCCACCGGCATAAGGTAGAGCGGCACCGTCTCCTCCGAAAGCTTGAGGACCTCGCGAACCGCGGCATCGTCGAACGCCCCCATGGCAACGGTAGCAAGATTCATCGTCTCTGCCTGGAGGTAGACATTCTGGGCAGCATGCCCGGTCTCCATGTATACGAACTGCATCCCCCGTTCTTCGCCGTATTTTGCGATCGTTCGCTCGGGGTCCGCGGCGATGACGAGCGTTGCCGGGGCGTCGCCGACCTGAGTCTGGTTGCGCGCCGCAACCTTGAGGGCCTCCCGCAGGTCCCCTCTCTCGAGGCGGACGAGTTGATGCCCCGCGGGATCGTAGTGGTAGGTCCCCGGCTCGAGATCGGTGACGCTTCCCGCGACGAGGTAGACCTCCAGGGGGTAAAGTGCGCCGGCGGAAGGTGCGGTCCGGTGGCCCGTGCTGTCCGTGATCCCTTGCGCTGCCCAGAGGACCTACCCGATCTCGGCGAGCGTGAGCGGCGTTTCGGCATAGACCCGGACCGACCGCCGGTTGCTGAGTGCCTGCTCTACGGAGATGCCGCTCTAGGTCCTTGGTTAGGGGTGGGTGATGACACTCTCTTCCTGTGGTGTCGACGTGCTGTTCTCACCCGGTGTCTGGAGTGTACCGATACATCCTGCGGCAAGAACTGCCATTGCGAGCAGCGCACTGATGATGATGCCTGCGTGCAGATATCTCCGATTCATAATATCGAAGTGAAATTCCTGGGCTATGATGGTTACCGATTCATCTTATCGTTTCTTCATTATCTTCTCCCGCCCCTTTCTGCGGTATCTGACCAATGAGAAGGGGAACTTCACGAGGTCGCGAAGACCACCTGCCGACGAGAAGTTTTGCATATCGCGCCTGACCCCGGCGAGAAGTTCGTCGACGACCTCCTGCTCCTTTGCCTCGCCTTCTTCCTGCACAGACGTCAGGCGATGAATTGAGTACAGCCCGAGGATGAAGGCGAAGAGGAAGAAGAACTCCCACTGCTGAAGATCGAGTGTGACAAAGACGAGTTCGCGTGCCGGGTCCCTCCAGATCAGAGTCCAGATGAGCTCACGCTCGGCAAAGAAGTCCACAAGAAGCCCGCCGAGGATCGGAGCCACCCCGGCGGCGACCGAATTGGCGAACGTGCTCGCTGCAAGGTAACTGGTTGCCTGGCCCTTTGGAGCCAGTTTCAGGCCGATGTTCCCCGAGGCAAGCGAGACCCCCGCAAGCGAGATCCCCATTAGGATGTGAATGAGGATGAGGAGGGGATAGGTCAGGATGTAGACATCGGGGAGGGTGACGAACATCCATGCAAAGATCGCGAGCATATAGAGCGGTCCGCTCACTGCGAGGACAGATTTGTTGGAGTACCGGTCGGCAACACCTCCCCATGACCGGTAGAAGGCGATATTCATGATCTGGCTGAGGACGCTGAGACCGACGACGAGCGAGACGTCAAGACCAATCCTCTGGAGCATATAGACCGTGAAGAATGGGGAGGCGAGGTTGACGGCAAAGTTCCACGAGGCAAGGAAGATGATGAGGTTCTTGAAGTTGAGATCCGCAAACGGCTTTTTGATCGCGGCAAAGAGGCCGTCCTCCTCGTATTCGACGACCATCCTGGGTTCTGGCGTGCGGGCGAGGAACGTGATCCCGATAAGGCCCGCGATGAGTCCTAGGGCAAAGAGGACGGAGTAGCCGTAGGTCGGGAGGTCAGGGAAGGCGATCTCCCACGAATCGATGAAGAACCCGGCAACGAGGCTGACGACGAGTGCAAGCGCTGTGGAGAGCGTGAGTCTGTTGGAGAAGAATGCGCCAAGCCGGTCCTGCGGTATCAGGTCACGCATCCAGGAGTTCCAGCCGCAGTGAGAGATTGCCGAGAATGCTGAGTACAGGACAATCGATGCGATGAGCACGAATATCCCCTGCCCGGGCGAGAGGAAGAACGGTATCAGAATGATAGGGACCCAGCAGAGGCGTGCCACGAGGGAGGCCGTAACAACGATCAGTCTCCGCTTCCGTATGCGGTCGACGACGTAGATGGACGGGATCTGCAGGAGTTCTGCAAGGGGCGAGATGGCGGAGAGCAGGCCGATCACGGTGTTCGAGGCCCCGAGTTGCAGGGCGAAGGCTACAAGGAAGATGCCGCCGGTCAACGTCACCATCGCTTGGGTGGCAAGGCCGTCCCAGATGACGAGTTTCAAGCCGTGGCCGATCTCTTCGTCTGTTAGCCCCTCTTTTGTCTCAAAGACCATACGTTGTCCGGTCTCCGTTTACGATGCTCAGGGATGCTCTTTGCTGCGCTGAGCCGCCCGGTGGCAGGCAGGCCTGCTCTACAGTGAATACTCCACAGCGGGCCCTGTTCCGGACAGCCGGTTTCGGGACCTACTGTATAAAAATAGGATTATATTAAGATGTTTAAACAAGTCACCTGGTTCGATTGAGTTTTCAGGTAGCCATCCGGGACTGATCCCGGCTGTTCACCGGCAGGAACTCTTTGAGCCTATCGTTTACTTTAATCTCGTCACTCTTAACTTCCCAACGACCACGGCGTTCTGAAATCGTTACAGAGGGTCAACCCGCCGTCAACGTAGATCGTCTGCCCGGTGATGTAAGCGGCTTCATCCGATGCAAGGAAGGCGAAGACCGCGGCGATCTCCTCCGGCTCCCCGGCGCGGCCGAGTGGAATATGCCCCTCGACGAGGGCTTTCTTCTCCGGGTCTTCCGCCCATTCACGGTTGATCGGGGTTCTAATCGCGCCCGGAGCGACCGTGTTGACCCGGATACCCTGTCCGGCATACTCGAGTGCAAGAGTCTTCCCGAGAGCTCCAAGTCCCGCTTTGCTTGCGGCGTATGGGGCATACTGGGGTTTTGGCATGGTCTCGTGGACCGAGGTGTTGTTGAGGATCACGCCCCCGCCGCCCCGGTCGAGGAAGTGCCTGATCGCTTCCCGTGAGCAGAGGAACGCGCCCCGGAGGTTCACCGCGAGGACCCGATCGTAGGCGTCCATACTCATCTCGTGGGTTGGGCTTGCGGCCTGGATACCGGCGTTGTTGATCAGGACATCAATCCTCCCCCAGGCCTTGAGAACCTCATCGAAGATGCGCTTGACGTCCTCTTCGTTTGCGACGTCCCCCTGGACAAGCATCCCCTTGCACCCCCTCTCGCGGATGAGGCTGCAGGCACCTTGAGCCTCCCCAAGCGTGATCTCCGCCTCCGTCTCGCTTGCATGGTAGTTGATCGCGACGTTTGCGCCTTCATCCGCAAACCTGATCGCCGTCGATCGGCCGATGCCGGTCGAGCCGCCGGTAATCAGGACGTTCTTTCCTTCCAGTCGCTTCATCTCACCTCACCTCCAGGTGGTCCGGGCACCCTGTGGAGTGTGTAGTTTATGAAATCTTGGGTGTGGGCGGGGGCCGCGGTGAAGAACCGAAAGACCGTTAATACCCCTTCACGATACCATTAAATCTGGTTGTCCACTGCTCGTGCGCCCGAACCGGCGCCGGAGGCCGGACGGGGCGGGAGATGTATGCGAGATGATCGGAACAGGTGGTGAAGATACGCGGATACTTGTCGTCGAGGATGACGGCATCATCGCGTTCGATATGGTGTCCCGCCTTGAAAAACTCGGGTACGGGGTTGTTTCGATTGCAGCGACAGGGGCTGATGCGATCCGCCGGGCGGAAGAGCTGCGGCCGCACCTGGTCTTCATGGATATCACGCTCATGGGTGATATGGACGGTATCGAGGCGGCGAAGATCATTCGTGACCGCTTCGGCAGCCGCATTGTTTACGTCACCGGACACTCGGATCCTTCCATCAAAAACCGGGCAATGGCAACGTCCCCCGCCAGATACATCTTAAAGCCATATACCACCGCGGATCTGATCTGCGCGATCAGGTGCGCTCTCCGGCCGGAGTAGCCCCGAGAGGGGGCACGTGCGGCTCCTCTCCGTTGAAGGCGATCGTCACCGTCGTGCCGCCGTCTCCCCGTATTGAGATCTCACCGCCCAGGTACTGCTCGACGAGGTATCGAACTGAGGGAAGGCCGGGGGTGGTGCCCGCGGCAATCTCCATTCCTTCCGGGATACCCACCCCGGTGTCCCGGACGGTAATGGTATATCTGCCTGTATGGTCGCGGTCGATCGCCAGTTCCATCGATCCGGTCATTCCGTCGGGGAATGCGTGCTGGATGACGTTGACAATCCGCTCGGTGAGGATGAATCCGGTGAACTGGGCAAGTTCGAGCGGCATCTCGACCCCCGGGGCACGCACTTTCCAGGCGATCTTCTCCGGGGGCACGTTGTAGGTCCTAAAGAGGGTGCCGGCGAGGCGGGCAATGTAATCCGCCATGCGGACACGGCTGAGGTTCTGCGAGAGGTGGAGTTCTTCGTGGGCGAGGGCGAGCGAGAGGATCTGCTGCTCGGTTGCCCGGACTGCTCTTCGTGCAGCGGGGTCGGTAAGGTGTGAGGTCTGCAGGTGCATGATGCTCGACACCGTCTGGAGTGCGTTGCGCATCCGGAAGTGAATGGCGTGGATCAACGCATCCTTCTCCTCCAGTGCTTTCCTGAGGTCCTGCATCGCTTCGACCTCGCGGGTGACGTCTTCTAGGATGACGGTCACCCCCGGTGCGCCGTCCTCGAAGACGATCGGGATGAACGTCGCGTGGAACTTCATCGTGTGCCCGTCCACTTCCCAGGGGAGTTTGCACCTGCGCTCCTGTCCCCGGAGAGCGGCGTGTATCATTTCGGTGATCTGCTGGCGGATGGGGCGGTCCGGGAGGAATGCCTCAATCGGATAACCGACGATCTCATCTCTGCCGGGGCAGAACTCGGTGCAGAATGCAGTATTGGCGAATACAATGCACAGGTTCCGGTCGAGGACGACGATCAGGTCGGATGTCAGCCCGAGGAGCGCAGAGACCGGCACCCGGTGCGCGAGGGTGTAGAGTTTCGCCGCCGCAACCCTGCGCACCTCGACCTGGCCTGCGGCATGGAGCATGCTCATGTACTTTGCCGTCACGTTTCTGCCGATGCCGAGTTTTCGGGAGATCTCGAGGATACTGAGTCCGTGAGGTTCCTTACGGAGGAGTTTCTTGATCTCTTCGAGTTCGAGCATCTCGCTCGTCATGCAGATCGCGCCTCCTCCGTACTTCTCCGCTGCCATGGTGGTTATTTATGATGTCCGCTCACCATAATTGTTGATATCTTGCCTCTGGAGAACCGGCTTGTGTGTAAAAAATTCATTTTTTTGCAAAAAATTCGAAATACGTTTCGAGAGGCTAAATTTTATTTCACAACATTTATCATAATCTTAGAGTGATCTGCATATAGTATATGCATGCATATATGCGTGCATATCCGCGGGGCGAATCACTCACCCGGGGTTCTCCCCGATATCCCGTGGGACCTGGTCAGGTCCTCTGCACCACCACCCTAGACCCACCGGCGGCAGAGCACACCCGAATCATACACACCGGGGGGCAGAGAGCCCTTTCCCGTTGCCGCACGAGTTCTTCCTGACCTAGTCCGCCTTCGGACGGAAGCATCGTCCATCGTCCCCGGGATGACCAATAAAGGGGATGAACTACGTGGAGAGGATACTGGAACCATTAGATGACAATACTTTCAACTCCGGTAATGACTGTGGAATAAGCGCTGACCTCATAAGGTTGCTTAAAAACGCCGTCGATGGGAGGTTCGAACCGGTGGGGCTCCCGGCCGGATTTAGAGAGAGCGGTGCGGTGGAGGCTCTTGAGTTGATGGCCGATGCCCGGACGGTCCTCCTGAAGAACCCCCTTCCCATGGTCCTCACCGACGTCGGCCTCAACGTCCTCGATCTCAACGATGAGGCGCTCGAACTTTTCGGATGGAGCCGCGAAGAGGCCCTGCACCTGAACATCAAGGACATTGACATCCTCGACCTGAATGGCAAGAGCGTCGCCGACGCCGTGCGCGAGAAACGCCCCATCTCCAGCGAGTTGAAGATCCGGTGCCCGAAGGGCATCCTGTTCCTCAAGACCTGGAGCATTCCTCTGCTTGACGCCGCCGGCAACGTCAAGAGAGTGCACATGCAATTTGTGGACGTCACCGCGGAGAAGAATGCGGCTGCGGATACTGCCGCCTGGTATGAGTCGATCCTTGACGCGGTCCCATTCCCCATCTCGGTCACCGATCTTGAGATGAACTGGACGTTCGTCAACAGGGCCACGGAAACCTTCCTCGGGCGGACGAGGGCGGAGCTCATGGGCCGGCAGTGCAGCGAGTGGCAGGCAAACATCTGCAAGACCCCTAACTGCGGCATCGCCTGCCTCCGGCGCGGGCAGCACCAGACGCTCTTCGAGCAGAACGGCGGCAACTTCCAGGTCGACGTCTCCTACATCAAGAATGCCCGGGGCGAGAACGTCGGCCACGTCGAGATCGTGCAGGATATCTCGGTTATGGTCAAAGCCTCCAGGTACATGGAGGGCGAGGTCCAGCGGCTTGCCGGCAACCTGAGCCGGCTTGCGGCGGGGAACCTGGACTTTGACACCAATATCGCCCCTGCGGACCGGTACACCGAGGACGTTCGGCGGAGTTTCGTCAAGATCATGGAGAGCCTCACGAGTGTCCGCGACAGACTGGGTGCAATGATCGAGGATGCCGAACTGCTGGAGCAGGCAGCGCAGGACGGGCGCCTGCAGGTCCGGGCCGACGCCACGCGGCACGAGGGTGAGTTCCGCACAATCATCGAGGGTCTCAACGCCACGCTGGACGCGGTCGTCACGCCGCTTACCGAGGCGAATGGTGTCCTCCAGCGGATGGCCGTCAATGACTACACAGTGCGGATGACCGGCCAGTATCAGGGAACCTATGCGGAGGTCGCGACGGCCATCAATCGGGTCATAGACCAGGTCAACCGCGTCGCCGATGTCTTTGACGGATCAGTCATGGTGACCTCTCCGACCGCGAAGCGCTTGCGAAAATCGGCCGCCGTTCTGAGCAGGATCGGCTTGCCCCGGCCGGTCTGCGCACTTTGGAGACCCTCCATACCCTGGTTACCGAGACTGAGATGCTGACTCGTGCGGCCCAGAATGGGCAGCTCGGCGTGCGTGCCGATGCAACACAGCACGAAGGGGAGTATCGCAAGATCGTGGAGGGGATCAACGAGACCCTGGATACCATCGTCGTTCCCTTCAAGATGGTAAAAGAGGCTATCGCCCAGCTCGAGAGCAGCACGCAGGAGACGAGCAAGAGTTCCGACGAGATTGCAAAGGCGGCCGAACAGGTGGCGGTGACGAGCCAGAAGTGTGCAGACTTCTCAAGGCAGGTGCTCAAAGAGATCGAGGGCATCGGGAACCAGATGGCGGATCTCTCCGCCTCCAACGAGGAGATTGCGAGCACTGTGCAGGAAGTGCTCTCTGTGAGCAATGAAACGGCCCGGATCGGAAAAGGGGGTCTGGAACTTGGAGAGGCCACCAAACAGAAGATGGCTGCCGTTGAGGAGATCTCCCGGCAGAGCATGGAAGAGATCGTCAGGCTCAACGGACAGATGGCCGAGATCGGCAAGATCGTGAAACTCATCAACGACATCGCCAACCAGACCAACCTCCTCGCGCTCAACGCCGCGATCGAGGCCGCCCGGGCCGGGGAGCACGGCCGCGGGTTCGCGGTCGTCGCAGGCGAGATCCGCAACCTTGCCGGAGAGTCCAAGAAGGCGAGCCACAACATCGAAGACCTTATCGCCTCGATCGTTGCGAACAGCAATAGGACCGCAACGAACATGGAGCAGGTCTACGCGGAGATCGAGGAAGGCGTCGAGAGCGTCAACCGCACGATCGCCGAACTGAAGAAGATCGTCTCCGGGGCGGAGACGGTCAGCGGCGATGTGGGTGAGATCGCCCGGGCTATCGAGAACCAGGCGAACGTCGGGAACCGCGTTGTCGAGGCGATGGACGAAGGAACCCGCCTGATCAAAGAGACCCAGGCGCAGGTGGAGAACCTGGCGTCTCTCTCTGAAGAGACGAGCGCTTCGACCGAGGAGATCGGGAGCGCCGCGCACGAACTCAACGACATGGCAGGCAATCTCAAGGCAACCATGCAGCGGTTCTCCTTCTAGAGCGGGGTGTGGAGAATGGCGACCATAGGTGTTGTTGAGTTCCAAGTCGGGGGATCACTGTATGCCCTCGACATCCACCTCGCGCAGGAGATCGTCGAGATGATGCCGATCACGCCGGTGCCGAGAGCACCGCCCTACCTCGAAGGGATCATGAACCTCCGGGGCGAGATCACCAACATCATCAACCTCAGTCAGCTGCTGTGCCTCTCCGAACAGGAGAGGACCGAGAATCAGAAGATCATCGTTCTGGCTCCCGAGGCCTCCGGCGGGTCGAAGGTCGGGATCGTCGTCGACGACGTCCTTAGCGTCATCCAGGTCGCGGAGACGGACGTCGAACGGCTGGACGCAGCCATCTCAAGCCAGGCCTACATGAAGGGGATCATCAAACTTCAGGGCAGCGACGGGCTTGACCGGGAGAAGAAGGGCGAGAAAGACCTCGTCATCTGGATAGATATCCAGAAGGCCCTCGGGGATCTGGTGAACGATCGGGGTGCGTGATGGAATGGGGTGGGGAAGGACCGTCCTCCTCATCCTGGGGCACGCGGCCGGCCCTGAACCGTGCGGTGCTTTCCGCAAGACCCTTCTGATGCAAAGTTGCTTCTGTTATTTTAGCGAAATACTGAGTTTTCAACGCCATTCCTCGAGCAGCCTTCGGATGAGTTCTCTCTTATCGGGCCTCCCGGCAGTGAGCGCCTGAAAATGCTCCTCGTAGATGGGTTTTTTCGCCGAATAAAACGTCCCGAGTGCGATAGGCGCTTCCCGGTCGTAGTTCCACTCACGTATCTTTGCAAGAGCGCTCTCGAACCGCCCCGTATCGACATCCCCCTCCCGCAGTTCGTAGGTGTGCTTGTTGTAGTAATCGGTCAGATTGAAGTAGGTCGCGCAGATCTGGAGAACGTCGACGAACGAGAACCCCCTGTGCATGATCGCTTCTTTGAAGAGGCCTTTTAGGTGCTGGACCTTCTTTGTGTAGCCACGCGCGATGTGGGTCGCCCCGGCGGCGAGCATCACCTCTAGCGGGTTTATGGGATGCTCCGTGATCCCGCCGGGGGTGGAGCGCCCTTTAAACCCGGTGGGCGATGTCGGTGTGTACTGCCCTGTCGTCAGCCCGTAGACCCGGTTGTTGTGGACGATGACCGTGATGTCGCTGTTTCGTTTGGCTGCGAAGATGAGGTGGTCGAGCCCCTCGGCGTAGATATCCCCGTCCCCGACGTGACAGATGACCTTTAAGTCCGGATTTGCCATCCGTATCCCGGTGGCCGCCGGGATCGAGCGGCCGTGGATGCCGTAGAAACTGTTGACGCCCAAGTAGTCGACCAGTTTACCGTGACATCCGATCCCGCCGAGGAGGACGAAGTTCTCGAGAGGTATCCCTTCCTCCTCCGAGAGCTCGGCGATTGCCGACTTCATCATATGCTGGATCGAGAAGTTGCCGCACCCGGGGCACCAGGTGTTCTGGACCGGGGTGATGAGTTCCCCTGCCGTCTTTCCCGCAGGCTGTTTTGGTTTCATACAAAGACCTCCGCAAGGCGCGCCTCGAGTTCATCAACCGCAAACGGCCGCCCGTCGTACTTCAGGATCGATCTCCCCGGGTCGAACCCATGCTGCCTGAGTAATCGTGCGAGCTGGCCGGTGGCGTTATTCTCGACGCAGACGACCTTCCCCGCCCCGATCATCGCCTCCTTCCAGGCGCGGACGGGGAACGGGGCGAGCACCAGCGGCTGGACGACCCGAGCCTCGAAGGCCTCGGCAGCCTCGATGCACGCCCACTTCTCCGATCCCCAGCAGATGATCGTTTTCCCGGCGTCGCGTGCGCCGTATGTCCTCACGACCGGGTAGGCGCCCAGTTCCGCCGAGAGACTTGCACCCTTCTTGAGCATCTTCTCCCTCAGTCTCCGTGTCTGATCAGGCGCTTCCGTGGTGAACCCGGCCTCGTCGTGGGCGTAACTGTTCACCTTCACGACCGCGCCCTCCCGCCCCGGGAAGGCAAGCGGCGATACCCCCTCCTCGGTCAGTGCATAGCGGCTGTACTCTCCATTTCCATCCCAGAGCAGTGGTTCCTGGTCCGGGTGCGGGACGACGGCATCGATATCGAAGGAGAAGGCGCCTTCCGCGAGCGTCTTGTCGGTCAAGATAATAGAAGGCACCTGATACTTCCATGAGAGCATCAGAGCGGTCGCCGACCAGACGTAGGCTTCATCGAGGTCGCCCGGAGCGACGACGAGTCGGGGGAACTCTCCCTGGCCTGCGTTCAGGATAAAGTGGAGTTCGGTCTGGGCAGTGTAGGTGGGGAGGCCTGTGCTCGGGCCGGGGCGTTGCCCCATCACGATCGTCACCGGGAGTTCCGCCATCCCGGCAAGGGAGAGCCCCTCGGTCATCAGGCAGAACCCGCCGCCAGATGTACCGACCGCAGCCTTCTTTCCGGCGTAGGCAAGGCCAAGGGCCATCATGACGACGCTGATCTCGTTTTCCGGGTGGAGGACCTTGATAGAGAGGTCCTCCGCCCGTTCCGCAAGGAAGTGGAGGAGGTTTGACGTCGGGGTCATCGGGTAGGCGATATAGGTATCTAGCCCGCCGTGGACGAGCCCAAGCCCCGTGACCTCGTTTCCGGTCAGGACGGGAAGCGTCGGAGCACCGAGCGGTTCGACGGAGAAGACGGTTTCCACGGCATCGTAGCCCCGGCCGGCGACCCGGAGGTTTGCCTCCAGGTGCTTTTCCGGGACGGCGGCGCGGAGGACATCCTCAAGGACCTCTCGGCCGATGCCCGCCGTCCGCGCGAGGGCACCGAGCATCGCGGAGTTCTTGGTGATCGGGGGCGCTTTCTCCTCTTCGATTATTCTATCGAGCGGGAGGCCCTGGCCTATCCCTTTTGCCACCTGAGAGGCGTCGTAGATGACTGTCGTGCCTTCGTGGATCCGTTCCCGGTGGGTCTCAATGCCGTTCTGGTCGAAGGCGAGAAGGATATCGACCCGGGTACGGTGTGCTCCGATTGCCTTATCCGAAGCGCGGATGATCGCGAAGTTATGCCCGCCGCGGATGAGCGATGGGTAATCGAAATACATGTAGGTGCGGTATCCGAGCCGTGAGAAGAGGCGGGCAATGGAGAGGCCTGCCGTGTTGATTCCTTCGCCGGCCTTGCCGCCGATCAGTACCGAGTATTCGCTCATGGTATTCGAGTGTGGCGTACCGCGGTTGCGGGTATATAGATTGTGCCTCCGGGGAAGAGGGGCATGAGGGCTGCGGGGCAGCAAAGGACGCAAAAAGGAATGGGCGGCAACCTTCGCCCCTCACGTCCATCATGGTACCCTTACCGCACAATCGGCGACGCTGTCTTATCGAAGGGGTTTGAACGCACGGCAAGCGAGAAGAGGTAGGGATAGTTCTTCTGGAGGTATTCCATGTAATTGAGCCATTCTCCTATGAGCAGGCTGTATGCCCGCTTGATGTCCACGGTGAGGTGGGCAATATCGGTCTGTGGGAGAGCGGAAAAGTCGCCCCGGCGTTCGAGTTCCTCGGTCAGGTGGAATACAGCCCGGAGGAGGTTGGTGAATGACTCGTGCTCCAGGAGGACAGGGTTCTCAAGCAGCCGCAGAAGGAATCCACGCCGCTCTGTAAGGTAACGGCAGAGTTCTTCAAGATTCGCGGCCCCGACGGAAAGGTTGCAACGATGGCTGCGAAGACGGTCGCGCACGCGCGAGAACCTCTCCGGCGTCCAGGCCTCCGTTACGATGAGTTCCTGCCTTATCTCCTCTAGATCTCGGTCGTGTTCCGAGAGGGAGGTGAGGAGTCCGGAGCCGACCTCCGAAAAGAATGCCCCGATGACCATATTCATCTTCTCCAACCGTTCGCGTTTGGCCCGAATGCTTAAAAGCTGGTTTAAGATGAGCGTCACAAGAAGGACATTGATCGGTAGAAAACCGAGGGCGTTGAAGATATACTGGTAGGTATTCTGGGGATCTCCGAGCAGGAGGTCTTTTACGACGTATATCACGACCGAAGAAGCAACCAGGATGATCCCGAGCCGTACTTCCCAGGTCCTAAGACTGAGATGCATGATTTAGAGAAAGTACGACTGCCGGGAAAATAATGGTTGGGCCCCGGGCAGCCTTCAAACGTGGAGGCGCGATGACGCCGGAGTCTTGAGGTGCAGCTTGGGCCTTTGCAGGCCTGCAATCTCTCCTCGAACCCAGGCGACGAGATCGAGCAGCCCCTCCTCAAGGGAGACCTTCGGCTCGTAGCCGAGGGCCTCCCGGGCACGGCTGATATCTGCAAAGCAGTGGCGGACGTCACCGACCCGGGCGGTCCCCATGATCTCGGGCGCAAGGTACTCTCGTCCGGTTATCGTTGCAAGGAGGTCGACGACGGTCCGGAACGTATGAGGGCGGCCGCTCCCTATGTTGAACGTCTCATAGGCAGCTCCTGGCGACTCCAGGGCCAGGCGGAAGGCGCGTGCCGCGTCGTAAACGCTCACAAAGTCGCGCTGCTGGTATCCGTCCTCAAAGAGGCGCACAGGAAGCCCCTGGAGGAGACGGGATGCATATTCGGTCAGCATGCCGGAGTACGGGCTGGCATAACCCTGATGCGGTCCATAGATGGGAAAGAGTCTGAGGATGGTCGTCGGAATGCCGTATGCCTCGCCGATCATCCTGCACATCTCCTCCTGGTTGTACTTGGAGACGGCATAGATCGAGAGTGGTGATGCTTCTTTCGTCTCCGGTGTGGGAAGGGGATAGATCACTTCGCCGTCAGGGCTCCGGGGTTCCCAGTTTCCCTTTGCAATATCCTTGGGCGAGCGCCTGATCTTCGGGTAGACGGTGCCGTTGTACGAACAGTACAGGCCTTCTCCGTAGACGGCAGAGCTTGAGGCGACGATGAGCCGCTCGATGGGATGGTCGAGCAAGGCCTCGAGGAGGACGGCTGTCCCGATGGTGTTGACGCTCGTATACTTCTCAATCCGGCACATGCTCGGCCGTTCTCCAACGACCGCCGCAAGATGGATGACGGCATCCACCCCCTCCAGGGCCTCCTGCAGATGCTGTGGGTCACGTATATCCCCGACGAGGACTTCGGCCCGCCCATCAAGATGGCCGGGAGGCTGCCTGTCTGGACCGTGCACCTGCGGCGTCAGGTTGTCAAGGATCCGGACATGATAGCCGTGCTGTAGCAGTTCCGTCGTGAGATGTGAGCCGATGAATCCAGCCCCACCGGTGATGAGGAGGGTTGGATTTGTGTCCGTATGCATGGTATATCAGGGAGACCTGACGCGCTCTTTACATTAAATATTATCGCGATAAATAAATAAATTTAAAAATTGGTGATTGGATGGATCCTCCCCTCCAGAGTTCTTGATTCCCGATCAATCAAGCGCTCTGGAGGTG
Coding sequences:
- a CDS encoding nitroreductase family protein, with the translated sequence MFEVKNRPQGSIMDALEAILTRRSVREYTDRPVAPETAKSLLAAAMQAPFSGSEPPWHFIAIDDPDILARIPAVSPYAKIRPPPPLAILVCADLSHPEDRDISVQGCAAATQNILLAAHALGLGAVWTAIYPDPDRVLGFANLFSLPDSVLPFALVTLGHPAARPPPVDRYREDRVHQNAW
- a CDS encoding MFS transporter, with amino-acid sequence MVFETKEGLTDEEIGHGLKLVIWDGLATQAMVTLTGGIFLVAFALQLGASNTVIGLLSAISPLAELLQIPSIYVVDRIRKRRLIVVTASLVARLCWVPIILIPFFLSPGQGIFVLIASIVLYSAFSAISHCGWNSWMRDLIPQDRLGAFFSNRLTLSTALALVVSLVAGFFIDSWEIAFPDLPTYGYSVLFALGLIAGLIGITFLARTPEPRMVVEYEEDGLFAAIKKPFADLNFKNLIIFLASWNFAVNLASPFFTVYMLQRIGLDVSLVVGLSVLSQIMNIAFYRSWGGVADRYSNKSVLAVSGPLYMLAIFAWMFVTLPDVYILTYPLLILIHILMGISLAGVSLASGNIGLKLAPKGQATSYLAASTFANSVAAGVAPILGGLLVDFFAERELIWTLIWRDPARELVFVTLDLQQWEFFFLFAFILGLYSIHRLTSVQEEGEAKEQEVVDELLAGVRRDMQNFSSAGGLRDLVKFPFSLVRYRRKGREKIMKKR
- a CDS encoding glucose 1-dehydrogenase, which gives rise to MKRLEGKNVLITGGSTGIGRSTAIRFADEGANVAINYHASETEAEITLGEAQGACSLIRERGCKGMLVQGDVANEEDVKRIFDEVLKAWGRIDVLINNAGIQAASPTHEMSMDAYDRVLAVNLRGAFLCSREAIRHFLDRGGGGVILNNTSVHETMPKPQYAPYAASKAGLGALGKTLALEYAGQGIRVNTVAPGAIRTPINREWAEDPEKKALVEGHIPLGRAGEPEEIAAVFAFLASDEAAYITGQTIYVDGGLTLCNDFRTPWSLGS
- a CDS encoding response regulator; translation: MIGTGGEDTRILVVEDDGIIAFDMVSRLEKLGYGVVSIAATGADAIRRAEELRPHLVFMDITLMGDMDGIEAAKIIRDRFGSRIVYVTGHSDPSIKNRAMATSPARYILKPYTTADLICAIRCALRPE
- a CDS encoding sensor histidine kinase gives rise to the protein MAAEKYGGGAICMTSEMLELEEIKKLLRKEPHGLSILEISRKLGIGRNVTAKYMSMLHAAGQVEVRRVAAAKLYTLAHRVPVSALLGLTSDLIVVLDRNLCIVFANTAFCTEFCPGRDEIVGYPIEAFLPDRPIRQQITEMIHAALRGQERRCKLPWEVDGHTMKFHATFIPIVFEDGAPGVTVILEDVTREVEAMQDLRKALEEKDALIHAIHFRMRNALQTVSSIMHLQTSHLTDPAARRAVRATEQQILSLALAHEELHLSQNLSRVRMADYIARLAGTLFRTYNVPPEKIAWKVRAPGVEMPLELAQFTGFILTERIVNVIQHAFPDGMTGSMELAIDRDHTGRYTITVRDTGVGIPEGMEIAAGTTPGLPSVRYLVEQYLGGEISIRGDGGTTVTIAFNGEEPHVPPLGATPAGERT
- a CDS encoding PAS domain S-box protein — its product is MLKNAVDGRFEPVGLPAGFRESGAVEALELMADARTVLLKNPLPMVLTDVGLNVLDLNDEALELFGWSREEALHLNIKDIDILDLNGKSVADAVREKRPISSELKIRCPKGILFLKTWSIPLLDAAGNVKRVHMQFVDVTAEKNAAADTAAWYESILDAVPFPISVTDLEMNWTFVNRATETFLGRTRAELMGRQCSEWQANICKTPNCGIACLRRGQHQTLFEQNGGNFQVDVSYIKNARGENVGHVEIVQDISVMVKASRYMEGEVQRLAGNLSRLAAGNLDFDTNIAPADRYTEDVRRSFVKIMESLTSVRDRLGAMIEDAELLEQAAQDGRLQVRADATRHEGEFRTIIEGLNATLDAVVTPLTEANGVLQRMAVNDYTVRMTGQYQGTYAEVATAINRVIDQVNRVADVFDGSVMVTSPTAKRLRKSAAVLSRIGLPRPVCALWRPSIPWLPRLRC